The Halotia branconii CENA392 region GGTATTGCCCATGAAATCAATAATCCCATCAACTTCATTCATGGCAATATTACTCATACCAGTGAGTATGTAGAAGATTTACTGGATTTGATTACTGTCTATCAACAGGAATACCCCAATCCTTCGCCTCTAATCGAAAAGAAAGCCTTAGAAATTGACATGGATTTCTTAGCAGAAGACTTACCCAAAATTATCGATTCTATGAAGGTCGGAAGTTCACGCATCCGAAATATTGTTTTAGGTTTACGCAACTTTTCCCGCTTGGATGAATCGGAAATGAAGCCTGTTGACATTCATGAAGGTCTTGACAACACTTTAATGATCTTACAACACCGACTTAAAGAACAAAGTGAAAGACCTGAAATTAAAGTAATTAAAGAATACACCCAACTACCACAAGTAAATTGTTACGCTGGTCAACTTAATCAGGTATTTATGAATCTTCTTAGTAATGCGATCGATGCTTTAGAAGAGTCATTTGTCAGTGGTCAGTGTGCAAATGAAACAACAACTAATAATCTACAAATTCAGATTCAGACTCAAATCGTTGATAGCAACTGGATAAAAATTTGCATTGCTGATAACGGTTTTGGTATGACTGAAGCAGTGCAACAAAAAGTTTTTGATCCATTTTTTACTACTAAACCAATAGGAAATGGTACAGGATTGGGGTTGTCAATTAGTTATCAAATCGTAGTGGATAAACACAAGGGACAGTTAACCTGTAATTCTACTCTAAGACAAGGGACTGAGTTTGTGATTGAGATACCGATATAACAGTAAGATAGCTAGACTAAAGGGCAGATGTAGTTGCTATATTTTCTAGAGACTTTTGATTAACACGCTGCCCTGTAATTACCATTTTGACTCCATTTGCAGGTGCAAGGGCAAAACCTCGACGCTGAGGTTTTTCTGGTCGTCGATCAACTAACGTGAGCTGATAGCGCGACAGGATAGTTGCTAAAACTAATTTCATTTCAAACTGAGCCAAAGCTTCACCCATACAGCGACGTACTCCTCCACCAAAAGGCATAAATTCATAGGGAGAAAACTGCTGTTTTAGAAAGCGTTCTGGCTTAAACTGCTTTGGTTGCGGATATAAATCTTCACGTTGATGAGTTAGATAAATGCTGGCAAGCAGTACTGTACCAGTCTCTAAAGGATGTCCTAGCAGTTCACAAGGTTCTTGCACTATCCTGGGGAACGAGAACATTACAATAGGGTAAATTCGCAAGGTTTCATTACAGACAGCCGTGAGATAAGGTAATTGGAAAATCTTCATGGGGTCTGGAAATTGACCCAAAGTATCCAGTTCTTGAAGCAATTTTTCACGGACTTGAGGCAAATAATGAATCCAGTACAATGCCCAAGCGATTGCTGTTGCTGTAGTTTCATATCCGGCTAGTATTAGCGTCATTAACTGATCGCGCAACTCCTGATCTGTCATTGCTTGACCAGCTTCATCTCTAGCTGATATCAATAAAGAAAGAATATCGATGCGTTCTGAATCTGGTTTTGCTCTGCGTTCAGCAATTTCAGCATATAGCAATTCATCAATTTTTTGGCGATCGCGCAAAAACTTTCCCCAAGGACTCCAAGCTCCAAAATCTTTTTGCAGAAATGAGAAAAAGAATAAGCTAGAAGTGAGTGGTGACTTAAAAAGATCCAATAACAACGTCAGTAGGTGCTTAAGTTTTTGAAATCTTTCTCCTTCATGAAGACCAAAAACAGCTTGCAAAATAACTTGAAGAGATATCTCCTGTGTAACATTCCGAGCGATAAAAGGCTCACCTATTGGTAGCTGACTAAAGACTTTTTCGGTCAGATTAGAGATTAACTGACCATAGGCTTGCATCCTTTCTCCATGAAACGAGGGTGTTACTAATTGTCGTTGCCGTTTATGCTGATTGCCATCTAATAATATGAGTGAATAGCTTCCAAGAAAGGGATGTAAAATTTTGTTTACCCCGCCAAGGGCAGCAAATTTTTTACGATCATCAGTTAAAATTTCCTGAATAGTTGCAGGATGATGTACGAATACTACAGTGTTTCCAAAACCAACTACTTCAGCAGTAAAAATCTCAGGATATTGCTGAGCTGCATTTTCCATAAATCCTACAGGGTCTAAAACCCATTGGAGTTTTTGGAGAAAAGCAGGAGTTGTCAGAGTGTTCGGTAATTGCATCTGATTTATCATTCTTGTTGCAGAACGTACTATACTTCAACTAGCTCTAAACTTTCTACTAACTCTAGTCTTTTTACAGTTTGATAGCGATCCGAGGAAAAATACCAATCGAGATTACTACGTATCCATGCATGACACCCTGAGATATATGCTGCAATTTGAGCATCTAACTCTTCTCCAAAAGATTGAATAGATGCTTCTAAGTTCAGAAGATATTTGACTTCTTGATCGTGCATTGCAGCAACTTTATTCATTGCTTCCTCCACAGTAATTTTTTGGTAATAAGATAGTACTAATACAAGATTATGAACATCACCACTAGCCATTTCTCTATGTGCTGAAAAGATATCGTTAGACCAAGCAATAATTTGTCCTGTCATTAGTTTTATCTGGTTCAGTAAGTGGTGATTTCGGAGAAAATTATTCACTGTAAATTGGTGGCAAAGTTCAGTCAAAGTGAGGAAAATATTTACTCCTACGCTTGATCTACGTAATAATATGTAAGTATTAACATCAGGTACTATTTTTTGAGCGCGGATTGTTGCTTCTTGGGCATATCCGTGGAACCATTCCTCAAAACCGTGAACTAAGTGAACAAACCATTCTTTGCTGGCTCTTTGGAGGGTCTGCTGTCGTAAATCTCTTAAAGCATGACTAAGAGGTATATCCTGACTTGTAAGTTCTGCTCCATGCAAAATTTCTAGAAATCTCTTGTGAAACATTTTTACAACTTTAGGTTGTTTTCCTAATTCTGACAAATCGCATTGATCATCCCAAATAAACACCCAACTTAACCAGTTATTAGCAATTTTAAGTTCTTCAAGTTGGCATTCAGGATATGCATGTGCAGCTAGCAAAAAAAATTTTGATTTTGAAAAACGCTGATATGATGATTCATTTGCTAGAAGATCGAAGCGTCGCACCCATTCTAAAGAACAGTTTTCCATAACATCAACATATTTATTGATTTTAGATGGAAATGGGCAGTATAAATCAGGGAAAATAATCTCGTTCATAAATCCTCCATTGGTTACAAACAGAAAAAACAAATTGGCTTCTTGAGAGAAGTTCAAAAAATATAAGAAGTCAATTGAATTTTTGATAAGCCAAGATAATCAAAGCCTATCATTACAATGTTTCGCAAGACTTCAGTTGAGTTCTTATATTAATGTCACTCTTGAAACTGAAAATTTTGAAATCTAACAACCTTAAGCATAAAAGCCATAGTTTAATCTTTTGACAACACGAAATCTAAAATTTCATGATCAAAAGATCACTATTATTTAATTTACAAGAAGATATTTTTAAGTCTGCAAAGCTACTGCAAAACAGCAACGCAGATAGAGAAACCCCCATCTTCTTTTAAGGTGTATTTTCTTGTATTCTGTAAACTTTCAGGAACAACACTTGATAAATTAATTTTCACACCGTATCAAACTCATTATGTGCGGTGTTGTATGAGATTGTGTTTAACTAGGTTGGAATCTCAAAAACTAACTTACTTAAGTATTATTTTATTTTTTCGCAAACATAACCGTAATTGTATGTAACTATAAAAAAAAGTTAAGTTTTTTTGTATACAAAGTAACAAAAAATACAAAATTTTAGCTAAATTACTTAAATTTCTACGTTTTTTCTTAAGATTTTATAGTTAAAACGGTTATATGTAACATATTTTATAAATTAAGTAAAATGCGTAAGTAATTCTATTTATAATTTTTAAGTTATTTTAATAACTTAAAAATTAAGTAACTAAACGTAAATATCATAGAACCATAACATAATCATCATTATCCTGATAAAAATTTTGTGATTAGCTCATTTAAACACAGGTTATAGAAACCTATTACCTATTCTGTTTTCTATCTAATGGCAGATGTAATTATAAGCAGTCAACTATAGTTGTAAATAATACAACGGTAATAATATTTCTAAACGTTAGTAAAATATCAATCTAAATAAAGATGACAACTAATAATTATTGCTATATATGTAGTTATTTTGAAGCAGCTTTAGGCACAAACTTATTATGCCCGCACTAGCTTTGAGCAATGATTTTTGAAGAGCGATCGCCTGTGATGAGTTGACGATAAAATAAGGGTTTACAGCTAATAGTCATTGCTTAACCCAGATCACAAACAACTGACCAGCGTAGCGTAAACAAAAAGTAATTCCTGACAACTAAACAAATGACTAATAACGATTCTGCTCTGATTTTAGTTGTGGATGATGACGATTTGACGCGAATGCATCTGTGCTATCTGATGAAACAAGCAGGATATCAGGTAGCAGAGGCGAGTAACGGTGACGAAGCACTGACTATTTATAATCATCGACAGCCAGATATAGTGCTGTTGGATGCGATGATGCCAGTGATGGACGGATTTACTTGCTGCGCTAAATTGCAAACACTTTCTGTTGCCAAAAGTACACCTGTACTAATGATTACGGCTCTTTACGATCAAGAATCCGTGGAACAAGCTTTTGCTGTGGGTGCAACTGATTTTATTAACAAGCCTATTCAATGGTCAGTGTTGCGTCAAAGAGTAGATCGTCTGTTAGCAGCTAATCGCACAATGCAGGTATTACGACAGCAAACTGAGCAAGCTCAACTGCGGGAAGCACAACTACGGATGGCACTAGAGGCAGCCCAAATGGGCATCTGGAACTGGGATTTGCAAACCAATAAAATTACCTGCTCGGATACCTTAGAAGCACTTTATGGTGTGAAAGAAGGTACTTTTAATGGCAATTGTGCAGCTTTTACTAACTGTATTCATCCTCAAGAGCGTGATTTAGTCAAACAAGCTAGTCAACAGGCAGTACAGAAAGGGGAAGATTACGATATTGAATTTCGAGTTGTTTTGCCCGATGGCAGCATTCGCTGGTTAGCCAGCAAAGGAGTAGTCTTTTATGATGCTTCTGGAATGGCTGTAAGAATATCGGGCGTAGATATAGATATTACCAAGCATAAACAAGCAGAGGAAACTTTGGAAGTTTATGCCAAACAACAAGCTATTTTGGCAGAGATGAGTCAAATGGCACTAAGTGGTACAGATTTAACTACACTGATGAACTTATGTGTTATTCACGTTGCTCAATGCTTGAAGGTAGAATATAGCAAAGTTTTAGAACTGCTGTCAGATGGCAATGCATTACTACTAAGAACAGGAGTAGGTTGGCAATCTGGGCTTGTAGGGCAAGCAACCGTCAGTAGCGGCATAAATTCCCAAGCTGGCTACACTTTGCTTTCTAGAAAACCAGTTATTGTCGATGACCTGCGTACAGAAATGCGATTTAATGGGCCACAATTGCTTCATGACCATCAAGTAGTTAGTGGCATTAGCGTTGTTATTGATAGTAAAGAACATCCTTTTGGTGTCCTAGGGGCGCATACAACTAAACAGCGCACCTTTACCAAAGATGAAGTTTATTTTCTTCAAGCCGTTGCAAATATACTTGCAACAGCTATTGAGCGTCAAAGAGTTGAAGAGGCACTGAAAAAAAGTGAAGAACGGGCTTCTTTGGCTGTACGGGGAAATAATGATGGCATTTGGGACTGGAACTTAAAGACTGATGAAGTATTTTTTTCGGCACGTTGGAAGGAAATGCTTGGTTACGAAGTCTATGAAATTGATAACCATTTAGATGAATGGATCAAAAGAATACATCCAGATGATCTGACTACGGTGAGACAAGCGATCGCTGATCATTTTGCTAAAACTACCCCATTTTATATCAGTGAGCATCGAGTCCGATGTAAAAACGACACATACAAATGGATTTTGGCTCGTGGTCAGGCTGTGTGGGATCAAGATGGTCATGCAATACGAATGACAAGTTCTCATACGGATATTACAGAACGCAAACTAGCACACGCAGAATTAGAACGGCAAAATATGCGATCGCAATTATTTGCCGATATCACTT contains the following coding sequences:
- a CDS encoding cytochrome P450, with the translated sequence MQLPNTLTTPAFLQKLQWVLDPVGFMENAAQQYPEIFTAEVVGFGNTVVFVHHPATIQEILTDDRKKFAALGGVNKILHPFLGSYSLILLDGNQHKRQRQLVTPSFHGERMQAYGQLISNLTEKVFSQLPIGEPFIARNVTQEISLQVILQAVFGLHEGERFQKLKHLLTLLLDLFKSPLTSSLFFFSFLQKDFGAWSPWGKFLRDRQKIDELLYAEIAERRAKPDSERIDILSLLISARDEAGQAMTDQELRDQLMTLILAGYETTATAIAWALYWIHYLPQVREKLLQELDTLGQFPDPMKIFQLPYLTAVCNETLRIYPIVMFSFPRIVQEPCELLGHPLETGTVLLASIYLTHQREDLYPQPKQFKPERFLKQQFSPYEFMPFGGGVRRCMGEALAQFEMKLVLATILSRYQLTLVDRRPEKPQRRGFALAPANGVKMVITGQRVNQKSLENIATTSAL
- a CDS encoding terpene synthase family protein yields the protein MNEIIFPDLYCPFPSKINKYVDVMENCSLEWVRRFDLLANESSYQRFSKSKFFLLAAHAYPECQLEELKIANNWLSWVFIWDDQCDLSELGKQPKVVKMFHKRFLEILHGAELTSQDIPLSHALRDLRQQTLQRASKEWFVHLVHGFEEWFHGYAQEATIRAQKIVPDVNTYILLRRSSVGVNIFLTLTELCHQFTVNNFLRNHHLLNQIKLMTGQIIAWSNDIFSAHREMASGDVHNLVLVLSYYQKITVEEAMNKVAAMHDQEVKYLLNLEASIQSFGEELDAQIAAYISGCHAWIRSNLDWYFSSDRYQTVKRLELVESLELVEV
- a CDS encoding PAS domain-containing protein translates to MTNNDSALILVVDDDDLTRMHLCYLMKQAGYQVAEASNGDEALTIYNHRQPDIVLLDAMMPVMDGFTCCAKLQTLSVAKSTPVLMITALYDQESVEQAFAVGATDFINKPIQWSVLRQRVDRLLAANRTMQVLRQQTEQAQLREAQLRMALEAAQMGIWNWDLQTNKITCSDTLEALYGVKEGTFNGNCAAFTNCIHPQERDLVKQASQQAVQKGEDYDIEFRVVLPDGSIRWLASKGVVFYDASGMAVRISGVDIDITKHKQAEETLEVYAKQQAILAEMSQMALSGTDLTTLMNLCVIHVAQCLKVEYSKVLELLSDGNALLLRTGVGWQSGLVGQATVSSGINSQAGYTLLSRKPVIVDDLRTEMRFNGPQLLHDHQVVSGISVVIDSKEHPFGVLGAHTTKQRTFTKDEVYFLQAVANILATAIERQRVEEALKKSEERASLAVRGNNDGIWDWNLKTDEVFFSARWKEMLGYEVYEIDNHLDEWIKRIHPDDLTTVRQAIADHFAKTTPFYISEHRVRCKNDTYKWILARGQAVWDQDGHAIRMTSSHTDITERKLAHAELERQNMRSQLFADITLKIRKSLQIDKILQTSVTEVQKLLHADRVLILRLKSDYSFMVMQEAVVPGLPIFVGQLIKDPCFGEDYIQQYRQGRISTINDIEQANIQPCHLELLRQFGVKANLVVPIFWKNQLWGLLIAHQCAHPRQWTNWEIELLRQLADQIGIALAQSFILEKETRQRQELARSNEELQQFAFIASHDLKEPLRKIKTFSERLQTTCGESLNEQGHDYLERMHNAALRMQNLIEDLLTLSRVTTRKQPFVLVNLAQIVQEVLSDLEVSIQQSGGCIEVGKLPIIKADPLQMHQLLQNLIGNALKFHCPHTPPIVKIYSQFLNSQSDQISVDSETCQIVVEDNGIGFEEKYIDRIFNIFQRLHSRKEYEGTGMGLAICRKIVERHHGKITAQSKPGKGAKFIVILAVDSQS